In a single window of the Cherax quadricarinatus isolate ZL_2023a chromosome 86, ASM3850222v1, whole genome shotgun sequence genome:
- the LOC128703058 gene encoding BTB/POZ domain-containing protein 3-like, producing the protein MTGDKVDSWQHKYSSPGERLASLLHSPHLADLTITFPGYHKTIKAHRLVLAMTSPVFEAMMYGPLAEGAELRVPEDPPEAFEWLLEYMYLGHAQLPGVALTVQVYQLASKYQIEALMDVCSEHLRETLTATNLPEMYDTALLLEDTRLLQRCSQVLNHSPTAVLSSPHFGRLSRSALKHLLLQPLHITTEVVLLQALFSWGRSQASTLELREEIIEFLPLVRFLAMSTDEFVEYVMPAGVLTLQEASAILMNIKEVKDVPLPAICCQIREKRLCYHESLLRKIHLNTVHSYPRSKKSARGSIFVHSAHEQILIMNMRTVGTIQLGKVECKAINPCSGSATVSIKDCAGNVLQSATTDGLQVSFEEPVTLRPDTAHSITVCMEGHWPRGEMGDFVAEAEEVKLDGKLAYTEGRFGSVTLYFWSFN; encoded by the exons ATGACAGGAGACAAAGTCGACTCCTGGCAACATAAATACAGCAGCCCAGGTGAGCGTCTGGCCTCActccttcactcaccacacctggCTGATCTCACCATTACCTTCCCAGGATACCACAAAACTATCAAG GCACACAGGCTGGTGTTAGCCATGACCTCTCCTGTATTCGAGGCTATGATGTATGGACCCCTGGCTGAGGGTGCTGAACTTAGAGTGCCTGAAGACCCTCCCGAAGCTTTCGAGTGGCTCCTAGAGTACATGTACTTGGGCCATGCCCAGCTACCTGGGGTAGCACTCACGGTGCAGGTGTACCAGCTGGCCAGCAAGTACCAGATTGAAGCTCTCATGGATGTGTGCTCGGAG CACCTGCGGGAGACTCTGACGGCTACCAATCTACCAGAGATGTACGACACAGCACTTCTACTGGAAGATACTCGTCTCCTCCAACGATGCTCACAG GTGCTAAACCACTCGCCGACGGCTGTCCTGTCATCGCCTCACTTCGGGCGACTAAGCCGCAGCGCGCTCAAGCATCTCCTCCTTCAGCCGCTACACATCACTACGGAAGTTGTCCTTCTTCAGGCGCTCTTCTCCTG GGGTCGTTCACAGGCTTCAACGCTGGAGTTGCGGGAGGAAATCATAGAGTTCCTCCCTCTGGTGCGCTTCCTGGCGATGTCTACGGATGAATTTGTGGAGTATGTGATGCCGGCAGGAGTGCTGACACTGCAGGAGGCTAGTGCCATCCTTATGAACATCAAGGAGGTGAAGGATGTACCACTGCCTGCTATCTGCTGCCAGATACGCGAGAAAAGGCTTTGCTACCACGAGAGTCTCCTGAGGAAGATCCATCTCAATACTGTACACAGCTACCCGAGGTCGAAGAAGAGTGCACGGGGCAGCATCTTCGTGCACAGCGCTCACGAGCAGATACTTATCATGAACATGAGAACTGTAGGCACTATTCAGTTGGGAAAAGTGGAATGCAAGGCCATCAACCCGTGTTCGGGCAGTGCCACAGTCAGCATCAAAGACTGCGCCGGCAATGTCTTACAGAGTGCCACGACTGATGGTCTGCAGGTGAGCTTCGAGGAGCCAGTAACCTTGCGGCCTGACACTGCCCACAGCATCACAGTGTGTATGGAAGGTCACTGGCcaagaggggagatgggagactTCGTAGCCGAGGCAGAAGAGGTGAAACTGGATGGGAAACTGGCTTATACTGAAGGACGTTTTGGATCAGTCACTTTATATTTTTGGTCTTTTAATTAA